The following coding sequences are from one Devosia neptuniae window:
- a CDS encoding RidA family protein: MIERIDSGIVAGSSPVNDAIKAGNQVWLVAIAEDPVSGEIVAGGIEAQTRRTIENLQMAVNAAGGTLANIVQVQVFLIDSADAKGMNAIYAEYFKQPYPVRATVVVKELLAKGLRVEMLATAVVG; encoded by the coding sequence ATGATCGAACGTATCGATAGCGGGATCGTGGCCGGAAGCTCGCCGGTGAATGACGCCATCAAGGCGGGCAACCAGGTTTGGCTGGTGGCGATTGCCGAGGACCCGGTGAGTGGCGAGATCGTCGCCGGCGGCATCGAGGCGCAGACGCGGCGGACGATCGAGAATCTGCAGATGGCGGTGAATGCCGCCGGTGGTACACTGGCCAATATCGTGCAGGTGCAGGTGTTTTTGATCGATAGCGCCGACGCCAAGGGCATGAACGCGATCTATGCCGAATATTTCAAGCAGCCCTATCCGGTGCGGGCGACCGTGGTGGTCAAGGAATTGCTGGCCAAGGGGTTGCGCGTGGAAATGCTGGCGACGGCGGTGGTGGGGTAA
- a CDS encoding ASCH domain-containing protein has translation MLLKRELLEEIKAGKVDLIFRRWSKPTVKAGGTLKTKVGLLSIKAIDDMSPDDVSEAEARRAGFKDVADFRKWLDTMKPGHLFQRIEVGYLGEV, from the coding sequence ATGCTGCTCAAGCGGGAACTGCTCGAAGAGATCAAGGCTGGCAAGGTCGACCTGATTTTCCGGCGCTGGAGCAAGCCGACGGTGAAAGCCGGCGGCACGCTCAAGACCAAGGTGGGGCTGCTGTCGATCAAGGCGATCGATGACATGTCGCCAGACGATGTGAGCGAGGCCGAGGCCCGGCGCGCCGGCTTCAAGGACGTCGCCGATTTCCGCAAATGGCTCGACACGATGAAGCCGGGACATTTGTTCCAGCGCATCGAAGTCGGGTATCTGGGCGAGGTTTAG